In Carya illinoinensis cultivar Pawnee chromosome 9, C.illinoinensisPawnee_v1, whole genome shotgun sequence, the following are encoded in one genomic region:
- the LOC122276357 gene encoding uncharacterized protein LOC122276357 — MDSTNSATSPRSVINLSDYSSSPSYLHPNDNPGALLVSEIFSGDNYIAWSRSITMALTVKNKVAFINGSIAATPADQLVLHSAWLRVNNLEREGRGYCDSSHHNGIESHFKRHNVAPKLSEEERATRRYEMQVDVELHEEQRWKRLRKAEEDDG; from the exons ATGGATTCTACCAATTCTGCCACTTCTCCTCGCTCTGTCATAAATCTCTCAGATTATTCCTCTAGTCCTTCTTATCTACATCCAAATGACAATCCTGGTGCCCTCCTCGTTTCAGAAATTTTTTCTGGAGATAATTACATTGCATGGAGTCGATCAATCACCATGGCATTGACTGTCAAGAACAAGGTGGCATTCATTAATGGTTCGATTGCTGCTACTCCTGCTGATCAACTTGTTCTTCATAGTGCTTGGCTGCGTGTTAACAATTTG gaaagagaaggcAGAGGGTATTGTGATTCAAGTCATCACAATGGGATTGAGTCACACTTCAAGCGTCACAATGTTGCTCCCAAACTTTCAGAGGAAGAGCGGGCTACTAGGCGGTATGAGATGCAAGTGGATGTTGAACTGCATGAAGAGCAAAGATGGAAACGTTTGAGGAAGGCTGAGGAGGACGATGGGTGA